In Miniphocaeibacter halophilus, the following proteins share a genomic window:
- a CDS encoding V-type ATP synthase subunit B: MLKDYKSVTEVVGPLMVVEGVDGVKYEELVDIQLQNGEKRRGRVIEIEEDKAMVQIFEGSSGINLRDTTVRFLGRPLELGVSGDMIGRVFDGLGSPMDNGPKIIPEKKIDINGSPINPVSRDYPSEFIQTGISTIDGLNTLVRGQKLPIFSASGLPHNNVAVQIARQAKVLGKGDKFAVVFAAMGITFEEAQFFIDDFTETGAIDRAVLFMNLANDPAIERLATPKMALTCAEYLAFEKGMHVLVILTDMTNYAEALREVSAARKEVPGRRGYPGYLYTDLSTIYERAGRIKGRDGSITQIPILTMPEEDITHPIPDLTGYITEGQIILSRDLYKSGIEPPIFVIPSLSRLKDKGIGKGKTREDHADTMNQIYAGYASGREARDLAVILGESALSEADKAFSKFAEEFEKEYVNQGYYNNRSIEETLNLGWKLLRIIPRSELKRIRDEYLDKYLDESQGDD, translated from the coding sequence ATGCTTAAGGATTATAAATCTGTAACGGAAGTAGTAGGCCCTCTTATGGTAGTAGAAGGTGTTGATGGGGTTAAATATGAAGAACTTGTAGATATTCAATTACAAAACGGCGAAAAAAGAAGAGGTCGTGTTATTGAAATCGAAGAAGACAAGGCAATGGTTCAAATTTTCGAAGGTTCTTCAGGAATTAACTTAAGGGATACCACCGTTAGATTTTTAGGTAGACCTTTAGAGCTAGGTGTTTCAGGAGATATGATTGGAAGGGTATTCGATGGTTTAGGTTCTCCAATGGACAATGGACCAAAAATAATACCTGAAAAGAAAATAGATATTAATGGTTCACCTATTAATCCAGTATCCAGAGACTATCCTTCTGAATTTATTCAAACAGGTATTTCTACAATAGATGGATTAAATACTTTAGTTAGAGGTCAAAAACTACCTATATTCTCAGCTTCAGGACTTCCACATAACAATGTTGCAGTACAAATAGCTAGACAAGCTAAAGTTTTAGGTAAGGGAGATAAGTTTGCCGTAGTTTTCGCTGCAATGGGAATAACTTTTGAAGAAGCACAATTCTTTATAGATGATTTTACAGAAACAGGAGCTATAGATAGGGCTGTTTTATTTATGAATTTAGCAAATGACCCTGCTATTGAAAGACTTGCAACACCTAAAATGGCCTTAACTTGTGCTGAGTATTTAGCTTTTGAAAAGGGAATGCATGTTCTTGTTATTTTAACAGACATGACTAACTATGCAGAAGCACTACGTGAAGTTTCAGCAGCAAGAAAAGAAGTTCCAGGTCGTAGGGGTTATCCAGGATACTTATATACTGACCTTTCTACAATATATGAAAGAGCCGGTAGAATTAAGGGTAGAGATGGTTCAATAACGCAAATTCCAATTTTAACAATGCCTGAAGAGGATATTACACATCCAATTCCGGACTTAACAGGATATATTACAGAAGGACAAATAATATTATCTAGGGATTTATACAAATCAGGTATAGAGCCTCCTATTTTTGTAATACCTTCACTTTCAAGATTAAAGGACAAGGGTATAGGTAAAGGAAAAACTAGAGAAGATCATGCTGACACTATGAACCAAATATATGCAGGATATGCATCCGGTAGGGAAGCAAGAGACTTAGCTGTTATTCTTGGAGAAAGTGCATTATCTGAAGCAGACAAGGCGTTTTCAAAATTTGCAGAAGAATTTGAAAAAGAATATGTAAATCAAGGTTACTATAATAATAGATCTATAGAGGAAACATTAAATCTTGGTTGGAAATTATTAAGAATAATTCCAAGATCTGAACTAAAGAGAATAAGGGATGAATATTTAGATAAATATTTGGATGAATCTCAAGGGGATGATTAG
- a CDS encoding YbaK/EbsC family protein translates to MSLDKAREYIKKFNLDNKISVHDELISTVSMASEQIGCSEGQIAKSLAFKIKDEAIIVVMAGDKKIDNRKFKDEFKIKAKMLTPEETLEKIGHEVGGVCPFGIKEGVKVYLDNSLKDYDKVHPACGSKNSSIELTIEELETLSNYIAWVDISK, encoded by the coding sequence ATGAGTTTAGATAAAGCAAGAGAATATATTAAAAAATTTAATTTAGATAATAAAATTTCGGTTCATGATGAATTGATATCAACAGTTTCAATGGCGTCTGAACAAATTGGATGTAGTGAAGGACAAATTGCTAAATCTTTGGCTTTTAAAATAAAAGATGAAGCCATAATAGTAGTCATGGCAGGGGATAAAAAAATAGATAATAGAAAATTCAAAGATGAGTTTAAAATTAAAGCTAAAATGCTTACTCCAGAAGAGACTTTAGAAAAAATAGGACATGAAGTAGGTGGTGTTTGTCCTTTTGGTATTAAAGAAGGTGTGAAAGTTTATTTAGATAATTCTTTAAAGGATTATGATAAAGTTCATCCTGCTTGTGGAAGTAAAAATAGTTCTATTGAATTGACAATTGAAGAATTAGAGACATTGTCTAACTATATTGCATGGGTAGACATTAGTAAATAA
- a CDS encoding cation diffusion facilitator family transporter, translating to MENKETRNKYIKKSGIIGLFLNLLLFVTKLIIGLLINSVAVISDAFNNLADSMSSVITLIGSFLSAKPADKEHPYGHGRSEYISSLVVSFFILFTGISLLKESVIKIIYPEEIKTGFLSIIILVFSICVKIFMYRYNSYIGKKIDSLALISVAKDALSDIFSTSGIIISILIYKYGDINLDGYIGLLVSIIILKSGYDIAMDSINVILGEAPPEELEDKIEKILLSGKNVQGVHKLELHEYGKGNIYGSVHLDFPCNLIFKEVHEVADDLENKILNQCGVRIVIHMDPVNCLESDEYANRNTKN from the coding sequence GTGGAGAATAAGGAAACTAGAAATAAATATATTAAAAAATCAGGAATTATAGGTTTATTCTTAAATCTATTATTATTTGTTACAAAATTAATAATAGGTCTATTAATAAATTCTGTAGCAGTTATTTCAGATGCATTTAACAATTTAGCAGATTCAATGAGTTCGGTAATAACCTTAATTGGTAGCTTTTTATCAGCTAAACCTGCAGATAAGGAACATCCATATGGACATGGAAGGTCGGAATACATTTCTTCCTTAGTAGTATCCTTTTTTATTTTATTTACAGGTATAAGTCTTTTAAAAGAATCGGTTATAAAAATTATTTACCCGGAGGAAATAAAAACTGGTTTTTTATCAATAATAATTTTGGTTTTTTCTATATGTGTCAAAATTTTCATGTATAGGTACAATAGCTATATTGGTAAAAAAATTGATTCACTAGCTCTTATTAGTGTAGCTAAAGATGCTTTAAGTGATATTTTTTCAACTTCTGGAATTATAATTTCAATTTTAATATATAAGTACGGAGACATTAATCTTGATGGTTATATTGGGCTTTTAGTTTCAATTATAATTTTGAAATCAGGGTATGATATTGCAATGGATTCTATAAATGTAATATTAGGAGAAGCTCCACCGGAAGAATTAGAAGATAAAATAGAAAAAATATTATTAAGTGGGAAAAATGTTCAAGGAGTTCATAAATTAGAATTACATGAATATGGAAAAGGAAATATTTATGGTTCAGTCCATTTAGATTTTCCATGTAACTTAATATTTAAAGAAGTACATGAAGTTGCTGATGATTTGGAAAATAAAATTTTAAACCAATGCGGCGTTAGGATTGTAATTCATATGGATCCAGTAAATTGTTTAGAGAGTGATGAATATGCAAACAGAAATACTAAAAATTGA
- a CDS encoding L-threonylcarbamoyladenylate synthase, whose product MQTEILKIDDIKSDYEYIKKAADIIRKNELVAIPTETVYGLGANGLSKEACKKIFEVKGRPQDNPLILHISEIEEIKNLILELPVDVKTLLENLWPGPLTVIFNKSDIVPSVVTAGGNTVAIRMPSHNIAREIIKKSGVPIAAPSANISGRPSPTTANDVYEDLKGKIPLIIDGGQSSIGIESTVLDVTEKPYTILRPGFYDKEDLEEYLNKVVYDNALISDNIIPKSPGQKYKHYAPKANMEVIIGDNNSIKEYIRNYSKDTNKKTAYILFEENKNILQKDDIFLSLGSKNKLNEMAHNLFRNLRLADKLKVDYIICEGIEEKGIGIGIMNRLKKSSSHNIRRV is encoded by the coding sequence ATGCAAACAGAAATACTAAAAATTGATGATATAAAAAGTGATTATGAATATATAAAAAAAGCAGCAGATATAATTAGAAAAAATGAATTAGTTGCAATACCAACAGAAACGGTTTATGGGTTAGGTGCGAATGGACTTTCAAAAGAGGCCTGTAAAAAAATTTTTGAAGTAAAGGGAAGGCCACAGGACAATCCCTTAATACTTCACATTTCAGAAATTGAAGAAATTAAAAATTTAATTTTAGAATTACCAGTAGATGTAAAAACATTATTGGAAAATTTATGGCCAGGCCCTTTAACGGTAATTTTTAATAAGAGCGATATTGTTCCTTCTGTAGTTACAGCTGGGGGAAATACAGTGGCAATTAGAATGCCAAGCCATAATATTGCAAGAGAAATTATAAAAAAATCAGGAGTTCCTATAGCTGCTCCATCTGCAAATATTTCTGGAAGACCGTCACCGACAACTGCAAATGATGTTTATGAAGATTTAAAGGGAAAAATACCTTTGATTATTGATGGAGGTCAATCAAGTATAGGAATTGAATCGACAGTTTTAGATGTTACAGAAAAACCCTACACAATACTTAGACCGGGTTTCTACGACAAAGAGGATTTAGAAGAATATTTAAACAAGGTAGTTTATGACAATGCACTAATTTCAGATAACATTATTCCAAAATCACCAGGGCAAAAGTACAAACACTATGCTCCCAAGGCCAATATGGAAGTTATTATTGGTGATAATAACTCAATTAAAGAGTATATTAGAAATTATTCTAAGGATACAAATAAGAAAACGGCTTATATTTTATTTGAAGAGAATAAAAATATTTTACAAAAAGATGATATTTTTTTAAGCCTAGGAAGTAAAAACAAATTAAATGAAATGGCTCATAATCTATTTAGGAATTTAAGGTTGGCAGATAAATTGAAAGTTGATTATATTATTTGCGAAGGCATTGAAGAAAAAGGAATAGGTATAGGAATTATGAATAGACTGAAAAAGTCTTCTTCACATAATATAAGGAGAGTGTAA
- a CDS encoding V-type ATP synthase subunit E, whose product MSNLDNIIQTILQDAEAESEKILNEAENNKNKYISEIEKQARERKEEIISKANEEAEQLVEKTTNNANLKARDSLLIAKQDVISKIIDIVKEKLKNIDDKSYTDILLKTIKSSNIGDDVEIMVQENRVDIVKSLGLKNKISDKYVESGFSILEGNSVLNNDFSSLVDYMKDDLESYIAEKLFSE is encoded by the coding sequence ATGTCAAATTTAGACAATATAATTCAAACTATTTTACAAGATGCTGAAGCTGAAAGTGAAAAGATTTTGAATGAAGCTGAAAATAATAAAAATAAATATATATCTGAAATAGAAAAACAAGCTAGGGAAAGAAAGGAAGAAATAATTTCTAAGGCCAATGAAGAAGCTGAACAATTAGTTGAAAAAACAACTAATAACGCTAATTTAAAGGCAAGGGATTCTTTACTTATAGCTAAGCAAGATGTAATTTCTAAAATAATAGATATAGTTAAAGAAAAGCTTAAAAACATTGATGACAAATCCTATACCGATATTCTACTTAAGACAATAAAATCTTCCAATATTGGAGATGATGTTGAAATTATGGTTCAAGAAAACAGGGTAGATATTGTAAAATCATTAGGATTAAAAAACAAAATTTCAGATAAATATGTAGAAAGTGGATTTTCTATATTAGAGGGGAATTCTGTATTAAATAATGACTTTTCAAGTTTAGTAGACTACATGAAAGATGACTTGGAAAGCTATATAGCTGAAAAGTTATTTTCGGAATAG
- a CDS encoding V-type ATP synthase subunit F, with the protein MYKVAVVGDRDSVLGFRALGVHVYIAYEATETRKIVDSIAKEGYGVIFITEQLASLIPETIERYNAEITPAVILIPSNQGTLNIGMENINKNVEKAVGSNIL; encoded by the coding sequence ATGTATAAAGTAGCCGTAGTAGGAGATAGAGATTCTGTTCTTGGTTTTAGAGCTTTAGGAGTTCATGTATATATAGCTTATGAAGCTACGGAAACTAGAAAAATAGTCGATAGTATAGCAAAAGAAGGTTATGGTGTAATATTTATTACAGAACAACTTGCCAGTTTAATACCGGAGACTATAGAAAGATATAATGCAGAAATTACGCCAGCCGTAATATTAATACCATCAAATCAAGGTACTTTGAATATTGGTATGGAAAATATAAACAAGAATGTAGAGAAGGCGGTTGGATCTAATATTTTATAA
- a CDS encoding V-type ATP synthase subunit K — MAEFFIENGGLIFKGLAIAIAVLFAGIGSAKGVGMAGEAAAGVIIEEPEKFGKALVLQLLPGTQGLYGFVIGIVLVVMVGDLNLAQGLYAVAAALPVGIVGLLSAIAQAKVSVAGINILAKNEEQQAKGIVLAVMVELYAILGFAISFLMINNVLM; from the coding sequence ATGGCAGAATTTTTTATTGAAAATGGTGGACTTATATTTAAGGGTTTAGCAATAGCAATAGCTGTTTTGTTTGCTGGTATTGGATCAGCAAAGGGTGTTGGAATGGCAGGAGAAGCAGCTGCAGGAGTAATAATAGAAGAACCGGAAAAATTTGGTAAGGCATTAGTACTTCAATTATTACCAGGTACACAAGGACTTTACGGATTCGTTATAGGAATAGTATTAGTTGTAATGGTTGGAGATTTAAATTTAGCACAAGGTTTATATGCAGTTGCAGCAGCATTACCAGTAGGAATAGTTGGTTTATTATCAGCAATAGCACAAGCTAAAGTATCTGTTGCAGGTATAAATATATTAGCAAAAAATGAAGAACAACAAGCAAAGGGAATCGTACTTGCAGTAATGGTTGAGTTATATGCTATATTAGGATTTGCTATTTCATTCTTGATGATTAATAACGTATTAATGTAA
- a CDS encoding V-type ATP synthase subunit A, which produces MKAGKIIKVSGPLVVAEGMEDANVYDVVEVSEDKLIGEIIEMRGDKASIQVYEETTGIGPGDTVITTGSPLSIELGPGLIEQMFDGIQRPLQALQDAAGDFLTKGVEVNALNREKKWDFVPVAKVGDVLKPGDVIGTVQETPIVNHKIMVPMGVEGTLTKIENGSFSVDEVVAVIKTENGEKELTMIQKWPVRQGRPYRKKLDPTEPLVTGQRVIDTFFPVTKGGAAAIPGPFGSGKTVVQHQLAKWADAEIVVYVGCGERGNEMTDVLMEFPEIIDPKTGESLMKRTVLIANTSNMPVAAREASIYTGITISEYFRDMGYSVAMMADSTSRWAEALREMSGRLEEMPGDEGYPAYLASRIADFYERAGKVECLGDDNRVGALTVIGAVSPPGGDISEPVSQSTLRIVKVFWGLDYALSYSRHFPAINWLDSYSLYQTKVDKYLDENINENFSRDRIRAMALLQEESGLQEIVRLVGRDALSDGDQLKLEITKSIREDFLQQNAFHEVDTYCSLNKQYKMLDTILEFYDLALEALDKGIYTSEIETMPIKDRIARAKNIPEDELNKFDELKEDLKVEFKKLIEKGGTVNA; this is translated from the coding sequence TTGAAAGCAGGAAAAATAATAAAAGTTTCCGGACCTTTAGTTGTAGCTGAAGGAATGGAAGATGCAAACGTATATGATGTTGTTGAAGTTTCAGAAGATAAGCTCATTGGAGAAATTATAGAAATGAGGGGCGACAAAGCCTCTATTCAAGTATATGAAGAAACTACTGGTATAGGACCTGGAGATACCGTTATAACAACAGGATCTCCATTATCAATAGAGTTAGGGCCAGGTTTAATTGAGCAGATGTTTGATGGAATTCAAAGACCATTACAAGCTCTTCAAGATGCAGCAGGAGACTTTTTAACAAAAGGTGTCGAAGTAAACGCATTAAATAGAGAAAAGAAATGGGATTTTGTTCCAGTTGCTAAAGTTGGAGATGTTTTAAAACCAGGTGATGTTATTGGTACAGTCCAAGAAACACCTATAGTTAATCATAAAATAATGGTTCCAATGGGAGTAGAGGGTACTTTAACAAAAATAGAAAATGGTAGCTTTTCAGTTGATGAAGTTGTTGCAGTTATTAAAACTGAAAATGGCGAAAAAGAATTAACAATGATTCAAAAATGGCCAGTTAGACAAGGAAGACCTTACAGGAAAAAACTGGATCCGACAGAACCATTAGTTACAGGACAAAGGGTTATAGATACATTTTTCCCTGTTACAAAAGGGGGAGCTGCAGCTATACCGGGACCTTTTGGTTCAGGTAAAACAGTAGTTCAACATCAGCTGGCTAAATGGGCAGATGCTGAAATAGTTGTTTATGTAGGTTGTGGTGAACGTGGAAACGAAATGACCGACGTACTTATGGAATTCCCGGAAATAATAGATCCTAAAACAGGCGAATCGCTAATGAAAAGAACCGTACTTATTGCAAATACATCAAATATGCCTGTTGCAGCAAGGGAAGCTTCCATATATACAGGAATAACAATATCAGAATACTTTAGAGATATGGGATATTCAGTAGCAATGATGGCAGATTCAACATCAAGATGGGCAGAGGCTCTAAGAGAAATGTCTGGACGTCTTGAAGAGATGCCTGGTGATGAAGGATACCCTGCTTATTTAGCATCAAGAATAGCAGACTTTTATGAAAGAGCAGGAAAAGTTGAATGTTTAGGTGATGACAATAGAGTAGGAGCTTTAACAGTAATAGGAGCAGTATCACCTCCTGGAGGAGATATTTCTGAACCTGTTTCTCAGTCAACATTGAGAATTGTAAAAGTTTTCTGGGGACTAGATTATGCATTGTCCTACAGCCGTCACTTCCCAGCTATTAACTGGTTAGATTCATATTCTCTATATCAAACTAAGGTTGACAAATATTTAGATGAGAATATAAACGAAAATTTCTCAAGAGATAGAATTAGAGCTATGGCATTATTACAAGAAGAATCAGGACTTCAAGAAATAGTTAGACTTGTAGGTAGAGATGCTCTTTCAGATGGAGATCAATTAAAACTTGAAATTACTAAATCCATTAGAGAAGACTTTTTACAACAAAATGCTTTCCATGAAGTAGATACTTATTGTTCATTAAATAAACAATATAAGATGCTAGATACTATTTTAGAGTTTTATGATTTAGCACTGGAAGCTTTAGACAAAGGTATTTATACTTCTGAAATAGAAACTATGCCAATAAAAGATAGAATTGCAAGAGCGAAAAATATACCAGAAGATGAATTAAATAAATTTGACGAATTAAAAGAAGATCTAAAAGTTGAATTTAAGAAGTTAATAGAAAAAGGAGGGACTGTAAATGCTTAA
- a CDS encoding V-type ATP synthase subunit I translates to MAIVKMSKFNLLAFNYDRGNLLKELQDFEFVHFNDLSKSDEEKFESLEQVIVDNEVNAVNEELTKVNWSIDLLSKYKEKDGMIKSLKEGVATYSFEEIKEKGSKFDFKSIYKNLLRASDIIENNKQEIHNNKLKIDELKVWSSINIPIAELYGFKKVFVTTGVVPTRYMENLRNDYKDIDNAVIEVVSEDKGNVYIVFISNLEEKNRDLEILRKNGFNSIRINTSGIVKDDISKLQKDLENSNKTILQQEDIIKDNVKFLEDIEVYYEFLTNVRLRETSVENFVKTDRVNVIEGYVPKNLEEEFKTRVNKILENRYYLELEEADKDDPNVPIILENGKFAEAFEGMTEMYSLPRYNEIDPTPLFAPFYAIFAGMMVGDLGYGLLLTIGCIIGLKFFNLKESMRKFVKFFMFIGICTCIAGIVYGSFFGFSMIEDPILSPSNDSMKMIMVSLVLGGIHLFFGLAIQAYMKIRDKKIMDAIFDVGFWYMTLIGIIVFAISKLIPGISPVVGKVFIIISVIGMVGIVATGGRDAETIVGKVASGVYELYGITSYIGDFVSYLRIMALALSGGFIALAVNMIVEMLFGAGILGAIGGLIVFVIFQLFNVFLSYLSAYVHTARLTYVEMFNKFYEGGGKAFKGLVEKSKYFNIKRENN, encoded by the coding sequence ATGGCAATAGTTAAAATGAGTAAATTTAATTTACTTGCATTTAATTATGATAGGGGTAATCTTCTAAAAGAACTTCAAGACTTTGAATTTGTACATTTTAATGATTTGTCTAAGTCAGATGAAGAAAAATTTGAATCATTAGAACAAGTTATAGTAGATAATGAAGTAAATGCTGTAAATGAAGAGCTTACTAAAGTAAATTGGTCAATTGATTTATTATCGAAATATAAAGAAAAAGATGGAATGATTAAATCTTTAAAAGAAGGTGTAGCTACCTATTCCTTTGAAGAAATTAAAGAAAAGGGAAGTAAGTTCGATTTTAAATCAATTTATAAAAATCTACTTAGAGCAAGTGATATTATTGAGAACAACAAACAAGAGATACATAATAATAAACTCAAAATAGATGAGTTGAAAGTTTGGAGTTCAATTAATATTCCTATAGCTGAACTATATGGATTCAAAAAGGTTTTTGTAACTACTGGTGTTGTACCAACTCGCTATATGGAAAACCTAAGAAATGATTACAAGGATATAGATAATGCAGTAATCGAGGTTGTTAGCGAAGATAAGGGAAATGTCTATATTGTATTTATAAGCAACTTAGAAGAAAAAAATAGGGATTTAGAAATCTTAAGAAAAAATGGATTTAATAGTATAAGAATAAATACAAGTGGAATAGTTAAAGATGATATTTCTAAGTTACAAAAGGATTTAGAAAATAGTAATAAAACAATATTGCAACAAGAAGATATTATTAAAGATAATGTCAAATTTTTAGAAGATATTGAAGTTTACTATGAATTTTTAACAAATGTAAGGTTACGTGAAACTTCAGTAGAAAACTTTGTTAAAACAGACAGGGTAAATGTAATAGAAGGTTATGTTCCTAAAAATTTAGAAGAAGAATTTAAAACAAGAGTAAATAAAATACTAGAGAACAGGTATTATTTAGAATTAGAAGAAGCAGATAAAGATGATCCAAATGTTCCGATTATATTAGAAAACGGAAAATTTGCAGAAGCTTTCGAAGGTATGACGGAAATGTATTCACTACCAAGATACAACGAAATTGATCCTACACCATTATTTGCACCATTTTATGCGATATTTGCAGGTATGATGGTAGGAGATCTAGGTTATGGATTACTATTAACCATAGGTTGTATTATAGGTTTGAAATTCTTTAACTTAAAAGAAAGTATGAGAAAATTTGTAAAATTTTTCATGTTTATAGGAATTTGTACATGTATAGCAGGAATAGTGTATGGTTCTTTCTTCGGATTTAGTATGATAGAAGATCCTATCTTAAGTCCTTCTAATGATTCCATGAAAATGATAATGGTATCATTAGTATTAGGTGGAATTCACCTATTTTTCGGTTTAGCTATACAGGCTTATATGAAAATACGTGACAAAAAAATTATGGATGCAATTTTTGATGTAGGTTTTTGGTATATGACTTTAATAGGAATAATTGTATTTGCTATATCAAAACTCATACCGGGAATTAGTCCAGTAGTAGGGAAAGTTTTTATAATAATTTCTGTAATTGGAATGGTAGGTATAGTTGCTACAGGAGGCAGAGATGCTGAAACTATAGTAGGAAAAGTAGCCTCAGGTGTTTATGAACTGTATGGTATTACAAGTTATATAGGAGATTTTGTATCCTACCTAAGAATTATGGCTTTAGCACTTTCAGGAGGATTTATAGCTTTAGCTGTTAATATGATTGTAGAAATGCTATTTGGTGCAGGAATACTAGGAGCAATTGGAGGATTAATAGTATTTGTTATATTCCAATTATTCAATGTATTCTTATCATACTTAAGTGCTTATGTTCATACAGCAAGACTTACTTATGTAGAAATGTTTAATAAATTCTATGAAGGTGGAGGAAAAGCCTTTAAAGGATTAGTAGAAAAATCTAAATATTTTAATATTAAAAGAGAAAATAATTAG
- a CDS encoding low molecular weight protein arginine phosphatase, with the protein MNVLFVCTGNTCRSPMAEYIFNDLSKRKGLSHRAKSSGIAASGDYASKNAILSMADIGIDLTRHISTQVSKEKIDWADIVLVMGRSHLDILKHYFPDEDKIFLLKDFAEGKQGEITDPYGSEKFIYDNTRDEIINLIEKFIINL; encoded by the coding sequence TTGAACGTATTATTTGTTTGTACTGGAAATACATGTAGAAGTCCAATGGCGGAATATATTTTTAATGACCTGTCAAAGAGGAAGGGATTAAGCCACAGGGCTAAATCATCAGGCATAGCAGCTAGTGGTGATTATGCTAGTAAAAATGCTATATTATCAATGGCTGATATTGGAATAGATTTAACAAGGCATATTTCTACACAGGTATCAAAAGAAAAAATTGATTGGGCAGATATAGTCTTGGTTATGGGAAGAAGTCATTTGGATATATTGAAACATTATTTTCCTGATGAGGACAAAATTTTTCTGTTAAAGGATTTTGCCGAAGGTAAACAAGGGGAAATTACAGATCCATATGGAAGTGAAAAATTCATATACGACAATACAAGGGATGAAATAATTAATTTAATAGAAAAATTTATAATAAATCTTTAA
- a CDS encoding V-type ATP synthase subunit C, translated as MMDRNKFIQSSTTTRIYEKSLLTKSQLERMIESDSLDDALRLLNDTVYQASIAKLERSEDYEIALKDALNNTFRTFYELLPSPEVVDLISMKYEYHNLKVILKEKISGLNYSRMYINFGNFDFEKLKEEFATGDRSSLDDRYSGVINAVYDQFLEYKDPQNIDILIDKEYFKNLKEVAEELDIDLFKIYVEDLIDFTNIRTLLRCQNQKRDLNFLDRVIIEGGAIPKDKYKDFLFSKIDENSDLFKNSRIYYHLRESLKEYNMTKSLSVFEKSMDDYLVEVIKEAKKITYGPEVAFAYLLAKENEIKNLRIIFVSKLNNLPAKFTRERLRECYV; from the coding sequence ATGATGGATAGAAATAAGTTTATCCAAAGTTCTACAACCACAAGAATCTATGAAAAAAGCCTACTTACTAAAAGTCAATTAGAAAGAATGATAGAATCTGACTCCTTAGATGATGCTTTAAGGCTTTTAAACGATACTGTATATCAGGCTAGTATAGCGAAATTAGAAAGAAGTGAAGATTATGAGATTGCATTAAAAGATGCATTGAATAATACTTTTAGAACTTTTTATGAACTATTACCTAGTCCTGAAGTAGTTGATTTAATATCAATGAAGTACGAGTATCATAATTTAAAAGTTATTCTTAAAGAAAAAATAAGTGGATTAAATTATTCTAGAATGTATATAAATTTTGGAAATTTTGATTTTGAAAAATTAAAAGAAGAATTCGCAACAGGTGACAGATCATCTTTAGATGATAGGTACTCTGGAGTGATTAATGCTGTATACGATCAGTTCTTAGAATATAAAGACCCACAAAATATAGATATTTTAATAGACAAGGAATATTTTAAAAATCTAAAAGAAGTAGCAGAAGAATTAGATATTGATTTATTTAAAATCTATGTTGAAGATTTAATAGATTTTACTAATATTAGAACACTATTAAGATGTCAAAATCAAAAGAGAGATTTGAATTTTTTAGACAGGGTTATAATTGAAGGTGGAGCTATACCAAAGGATAAGTATAAAGATTTCCTTTTTAGCAAAATTGATGAAAACAGTGATTTGTTTAAAAATTCAAGAATCTATTATCATTTAAGAGAAAGTCTAAAAGAATATAATATGACAAAAAGTCTTTCAGTTTTTGAAAAAAGTATGGATGATTACTTGGTAGAAGTTATAAAAGAGGCAAAAAAAATTACATACGGTCCGGAAGTTGCTTTTGCTTATTTACTGGCAAAAGAAAACGAAATTAAGAACCTAAGAATTATTTTTGTTTCTAAGCTTAATAATCTACCGGCAAAATTTACTAGAGAAAGGTTACGTGAGTGTTATGTATAA